A genome region from Primulina eburnea isolate SZY01 chromosome 9, ASM2296580v1, whole genome shotgun sequence includes the following:
- the LOC140842154 gene encoding MADS-box protein AGL42-like: MVRGKVQMKRIENATNRQVTFSKRRNGILKKAYELSVLCDAEVALIIFSQKGRLYEFSSSSMQKIIERYLENAKEDRNNSIVVEQQIQNLKHEAAFISKKIELLENSQRNILGQNLGTSSLEDLQEIDRKLEKSLKKIRDRKDQLYKEEVEKLQAKEKLLLEENAILSQKSGLEGRCRSTISTEVVTDLFIGPPVTPNGPPVTPNGPS; encoded by the exons ATGGTGAGAGGAAAGGTGCAAATGAAACGAATCGAGAACGCGACGAACCGGCAAGTAACGTTTTCGAAGCGTAGGAATGGGATCTTGAAGAAAGCTTATGAGCTTTCGGTTCTTTGTGATGCAGAAGTGGCTTTGATCATTTTTTCTCAGAAGGGGAGACTCTATGAATTCTCGAGTTCAAG CATGCAAAAGATAATAGAGAGATACCTGGAGAATGCTAAAGAAGACAGGAATAATTCCATTGTAGTTGAACAACAAATACAG AACTTGAAGCATGAAGCAGCCTTCATCTCAAAGAAAATAGAGCTCTTAGAAAATTCCCAAAG AAACATTTTGGGACAGAATCTAGGAACAAGTTCATTGGAGGATCTTCAAGAAATTGACAGAAAGTTGGAAAAAAGTCTAAAGAAAATCAGGGACAGAAAG GATCAACTGTACAAAGAGGAAGTTGAAAAATTGCAAGCTAAG GAGAAGCTTCTGTTGGAAGAAAATGCAATATTGTCCCAAAAG AGTGGGTTGGAGGGTAGGTGCCGAAGCACAATAAGCACGGAGGTGGTGACTGACTTGTTTATTGGGCCCCCAGTTACACCAAATGGGCCCCCAGTTACACCAAATGGGCCTTCATAA